DNA from Arthrobacter sp. SLBN-112:
ATCCGCTCAGGCAAGGCCGACGTAGTCATGTGCGGCGGCGCCGAAGCTGCCATCCACCCCATGCCGCTGGCAGCCTTTGCCTCGATGCAGGCACTGTCCCGCCGGAACGACGATCCCGAGCGCGCCTCCCGCCCCTATGACACCGCCCGCGACGGCTTCGTCATGGGTGAAGGCGCCGGGGCCCTGGTCCTCGAGGCGGAGGAACACGCCCTGGCCCGCGGAGCCCGGATCTATGCCGAACTCGCCGGTACGTCCGTCACTGCTGACGCTTACCACATCACCGCCCCGGACCCCGAGGGGCTTGGCGCCACCCGCGCCCTGAAGGCGGCCATGTTCGACGGCCGGATCCAGGCAGAGGACGTAGTTCACGTCAACGCGCACGCCACCTCCACCCCCGTGGGCGACAAACCCGAATACACGGCCCTGCGTGCCGCCCTGGGCGCGCACGTGGACAACGTGGCAGTCTCCGCCACCAAGTCGCAGATGGGCCACCTCCTGGGCGCTTCCGGCGCGGTTGAGGCCGTCCTGACCGTGCTCGCCGTCCACGATCGCAAGGCACCGGTCACCATCAACCTTGAGAACCAGGACCCGGAGATCCCGCTCGACGTGGTCACCTCCGCCCGCGACCTCCCTGCCGGGAGCATCGTGGCACTGAGCAACTCGTTCGGTTTCGGCGGCCACAACGCCGTCGTGGCCATCCGCAGCGTCTAGGCCCTGCCCGGGGTCACCACCCGGAATGGCAAAGGAGGCCCCGCCACTTGGCGGGGCCTCCTTTTGCGCTATGGAGGTGTTGTGGTTTCGTCCCGCTGGGAACGGACGACGGCGGTCAGCCCACCTGGTGGAGCCAGCGGACGGGAGCGCCTTCAGCAGCGTGACGGAACGGTTCAAGTTCCTCGTCCCAGGCCTCACCGAGGGCGAGGGACAGCTCGTGGTAGACAGCGGCAGGGTCACCGGCACCGGATTCGTACGCGTACCGGATGCGGTCCTCGGACACCATGATGTTGCCGTGGACATCCGTGACGGCATGGAAAATTCCCAGTTCGGGGGTGTGGGACCAGCGGCCGCCATCCACGCCCTGGCTGGGCTCCTCCGTCACCTCATACCGGAGATGCGCCCACCCACGAAGGCAGGACGCCAGTTTTGCTCCCGTGCCGGGGGTTCCGGTCCAGGAC
Protein-coding regions in this window:
- the fabF gene encoding beta-ketoacyl-ACP synthase II, producing MTRKVVITGLGATTPIGGDVPTMWSNALKGVSGARTLEDDWVAKYELPVHFAARCSTPALEVLSRVEAKRMDPSTQFGVIAAREAWADSGITEFDQDRLAVAFATGIGGVWTLLDAWDTLKEKGPRRVLPMTVPMLMPNGVAAAVSLDLGARAGAHTPVSACASGTEAMHLGLELIRSGKADVVMCGGAEAAIHPMPLAAFASMQALSRRNDDPERASRPYDTARDGFVMGEGAGALVLEAEEHALARGARIYAELAGTSVTADAYHITAPDPEGLGATRALKAAMFDGRIQAEDVVHVNAHATSTPVGDKPEYTALRAALGAHVDNVAVSATKSQMGHLLGASGAVEAVLTVLAVHDRKAPVTINLENQDPEIPLDVVTSARDLPAGSIVALSNSFGFGGHNAVVAIRSV
- a CDS encoding DUF3145 domain-containing protein; the encoded protein is MSVAMTRGVLFVHSAPTALCPHVEWAIGAVVDKRTDLEWTPQPAAPGMFRAELSWTGTPGTGAKLASCLRGWAHLRYEVTEEPSQGVDGGRWSHTPELGIFHAVTDVHGNIMVSEDRIRYAYESGAGDPAAVYHELSLALGEAWDEELEPFRHAAEGAPVRWLHQVG